In Malus sylvestris chromosome 16, drMalSylv7.2, whole genome shotgun sequence, the following are encoded in one genomic region:
- the LOC126608385 gene encoding D-galacturonate reductase-like → MTPMIVPEVTLSSCDTTMPVIGMGTSSYPKVDPETAKAAILEAIRAGYRHFDTAFVYGSEQDLGEAIAEALRLGLVKSRSELFITTKLFASFAERELVVPAINKSLRNLQLEYVDMYLIHWPFKFGKVVSSMPVEKGVLLPLDIKSVWEGMEECKRLGLARGIGVSNFTSEMIEDLLSIAKIPPALNQLEMNPLWQLKKLREFCKAKGIHVTAYSPLGSSGTKFGGNKVLGSKVLQDIALSKGKTTAQIALRWVYQQGVSLVTKSVNKERMNQNIDIFGWSLTEEELDEISRLPQHKTITFASIMGPHDVVLQIDAGL, encoded by the exons ATGACGCCAATGATAGTTCCTGAGGTAACACTGAGCTCCTGTGACACGACGATGCCAGTGATCGGCATGGGGACTTCATCGTACCCTAAAGTTGACCCTGAAACAGCCAAGGCTGCAATTCTTGAAGCCATCAGAGCGGGCTACCGCCACTTCGACACTGCCTTTGTATACGGGTCAGAGCAAGATCTGGGGGAAGCCATAGCTGAGGCACTGCGTCTTGGACTCGTCAAGTCCAGGAGTGAGCTCTTCATCACCACCAAGCTTTTTGCCAGCTTTGCTGAAAGAGAGCTTGTAGTGCCTGCCATCAACAAGAGTTTAAG GAATCTGCAATTGGAGTATGTGGATATGTACCTAATACATTGGCCCTTCAAATTTGGGAAAGTGGTGAGCTCTATGCCAGTGGAAAAGGGGGTGCTGCTACCCTTAGACATCAAGTCAGTTTGGGAAGGCATGGAAGAATGCAAGAGATTGGGCCTTGCGAGGGGCATTGGCGTGAGTAACTTCACTTCCGAGATGATTGAGGACCTCCTTTCCATCGCCAAAATCCCTCCCGCCCTCAACCAA TTGGAGATGAACCCACTTTGGCAGCTGAAGAAACTGAGGGAGTTCTGTAAGGCAAAGGGCATTCATGTAACGGCCTACTCTCCGTTAGGTTCATCCGGGACTAAATTTGGAGGCAACAAAGTCTTAGGCTCAAAAGTCCTCCAAGACATTGCCTTATCCAAAGGAAAAACAACTGCTCAG ATAGCGTTGAGATGGGTGTACCAGCAAGGGGTGAGCTTGGTAACAAAGAGCGTCAACAAGGAAAGAATGAATCAGAACATTGACATCTTCGGTTGGTCCTTGACTGAGGAGGAATTAGACGAGATTAGTCGTCTTCCTCAACACAAAACAATCACCTTCGCCTCAATTATGGGACCGCATGATGTTGTGCTCCAGATCGATGCTGGATTATGA